In Leuconostocaceae bacterium ESL0723, the following proteins share a genomic window:
- a CDS encoding TetR/AcrR family transcriptional regulator, producing the protein MPNSPKYQQTDQKIQNVFLQLVKKYGYQKTSVRMIIAECQINRSTFYAHYLDKPDLMEKIQDQLLDRLLNDLPPLDFQLYQKANMAHQRIAAMADRVYAERKLFSLLLSDRADGLFAQHLLQRAEQEFDASPLTDHLAIPKPYLLATTSSLIINLFVTWIRRDFAESPAEFTKIAQRVSVTTVRELVANTGD; encoded by the coding sequence GTGCCTAACAGCCCTAAATACCAGCAAACTGACCAAAAAATCCAAAACGTTTTCCTGCAACTAGTCAAAAAGTACGGCTACCAGAAAACATCGGTCCGGATGATTATCGCTGAATGTCAGATTAACCGATCTACTTTTTACGCCCACTACCTGGATAAGCCGGATTTAATGGAAAAAATCCAAGACCAGCTCCTCGACCGCCTACTAAACGACCTGCCTCCATTAGATTTCCAGCTTTACCAAAAAGCCAACATGGCCCACCAACGGATTGCAGCTATGGCAGACCGGGTTTATGCCGAGCGAAAACTCTTTTCCCTCCTCTTAAGTGATCGGGCCGACGGGCTTTTCGCCCAACACCTCCTGCAAAGGGCCGAGCAGGAATTTGATGCCTCTCCCCTGACTGACCACCTGGCCATCCCTAAGCCCTACTTGTTAGCCACCACTTCTAGTTTGATTATTAATCTCTTTGTCACCTGGATTCGCCGCGACTTTGCTGAAAGTCCGGCCGAATTTACGAAAATTGCCCAAAGAGTTTCGGTGACCACCGTACGAGAACTAGTTGCCAACACTGGTGATTAA